Proteins encoded in a region of the Brevundimonas vesicularis genome:
- a CDS encoding UPF0262 family protein, translating to MSADHKLASVELDAATLPAATAEIEHERRVAIFDLVEKNSFEPVGAEGGPYRLKLSLQDNRLVFDIDGDNFTRTYAISLTPLKGVIKDYLMICDSYYEALRGSSASQIESVDMGRRGLHNEGAEQLKTRLDGKIVVDHETSRRLFTLLCALYRRG from the coding sequence ATGAGCGCCGATCACAAGCTGGCCTCGGTCGAACTGGACGCCGCGACACTGCCGGCGGCGACGGCCGAGATCGAGCACGAGCGTCGCGTAGCCATCTTTGATCTGGTCGAGAAGAACAGCTTCGAGCCCGTCGGCGCCGAGGGCGGACCCTACAGGCTGAAGCTGTCGCTTCAGGACAATCGTCTGGTGTTCGATATCGACGGCGACAACTTCACGCGCACCTACGCCATCAGCCTGACGCCGCTGAAGGGCGTGATCAAAGACTATCTGATGATCTGCGACAGCTACTATGAGGCGCTGCGCGGATCCTCGGCCAGCCAGATCGAATCGGTCGACATGGGCCGCCGCGGCCTTCACAACGAAGGGGCCGAGCAGCTGAAGACGCGGTTGGACGGCAAGATCGTGGTCGATCACGAGACGTCGCGGCGCCTGTTCACATTGCTCTGCGCCCTCTACCGTCGCGGCTGA
- a CDS encoding DUF2948 family protein, which translates to MSTEIDGVIPEAKAPVEPLRLLAEDADDLQIISAALQDAILRPVDIVWEKAARTLTIAFSRFCWECGGTRVMCAMQFGDVLAVKSRRLSRSPDASLELLALEFIPTEDLSGRVILMFAGGGDLRIDVECLDAVVTDISDRWPARIAPTHLDTPELDEGTAA; encoded by the coding sequence ATGAGCACTGAGATCGACGGCGTCATCCCCGAAGCCAAGGCGCCGGTCGAACCGCTGCGTCTGCTGGCCGAGGACGCCGACGATCTTCAGATCATCTCCGCCGCGCTGCAGGACGCCATCCTGCGCCCCGTCGATATCGTCTGGGAAAAGGCGGCCCGAACACTGACCATCGCCTTCAGCCGCTTCTGCTGGGAGTGCGGCGGGACGCGGGTGATGTGCGCCATGCAGTTCGGCGACGTTCTGGCGGTCAAGAGCCGTCGCCTGTCGCGCAGCCCTGACGCCTCACTCGAACTGCTCGCGCTAGAATTCATTCCGACCGAGGACCTGAGCGGGCGCGTCATCCTGATGTTCGCCGGCGGCGGTGATCTGCGAATCGACGTCGAATGCCTGGACGCCGTGGTCACGGACATCTCCGACCGCTGGCCCGCACGGATCGCGCCGACCCACCTGGACACGCCCGAACTGGACGAAGGAACTGCGGCATGA
- the murA gene encoding UDP-N-acetylglucosamine 1-carboxyvinyltransferase gives MDSIAIQGGAQLFGDIPVSGAKNSAIKLMAASILTDQPLLLTNMPRLADTRFLGQLLRQFGIEVTERDGADGQESLFHAKDLTSTFAPYDLVRQMRASFNVLGPLLARTGEAKVSLPGGCTIGARPVDLHLQALTALGAEIELDEGYVTARAPKGLKGAEIEFPFVSVGATEHALLAAVLAEGTTVLRRAAREPEIGDLAHCLTAMGARIEGIDTDVLTITGVSSLNGTTWSVIPDRIEMGSYAVSAAMAGGEVRLTRARAELIGSLTDKMVEAGVEVSPTADGVLIKRDPKQRLKAVDVETAIYPGFATDLQAQFMALMTTAEGVSTIRETIFENRFMHVPELARLGADISVHAGEAHVTGVEVLHGAQVMATDLRASMCLVIAGLIAEAETTVGRVYHLDRGFERLEEKLGACGADIRRIKGTGDEH, from the coding sequence ATGGACAGCATCGCCATTCAGGGCGGCGCCCAGCTTTTCGGGGACATTCCCGTCAGCGGCGCCAAGAACTCCGCCATCAAGCTGATGGCCGCCTCGATCCTGACGGATCAGCCCTTGCTGCTGACCAATATGCCGCGCCTGGCCGACACCCGGTTCCTGGGTCAGTTGCTGCGTCAGTTCGGTATCGAAGTGACCGAGCGTGACGGCGCGGACGGGCAGGAGAGCCTGTTTCACGCCAAGGACCTGACCTCGACCTTCGCCCCCTATGATCTGGTGCGCCAGATGCGGGCCTCGTTCAATGTGCTGGGCCCATTGCTGGCGCGCACCGGCGAGGCCAAGGTCTCGCTGCCCGGCGGCTGCACCATCGGTGCGCGTCCGGTCGATCTGCACCTTCAGGCGCTGACGGCGCTGGGCGCCGAGATCGAGCTGGACGAAGGCTATGTCACCGCCCGCGCGCCCAAGGGTCTGAAGGGCGCCGAGATCGAGTTCCCCTTCGTCTCGGTCGGCGCCACCGAACATGCGCTTCTGGCCGCCGTGCTGGCTGAGGGCACGACCGTCCTGCGTCGTGCGGCGCGCGAACCCGAGATCGGCGATCTAGCCCACTGTCTGACGGCTATGGGCGCCAGGATCGAGGGAATCGACACCGACGTCCTGACCATCACCGGCGTCTCGTCGCTGAACGGGACGACCTGGTCGGTGATTCCCGACCGAATCGAGATGGGCTCCTACGCGGTTTCCGCCGCCATGGCGGGCGGCGAGGTGCGCCTGACCAGGGCGCGGGCCGAACTGATCGGTTCGCTGACCGACAAGATGGTCGAGGCGGGCGTCGAGGTGTCGCCGACCGCCGACGGCGTTCTGATCAAGCGCGACCCCAAGCAGCGACTGAAGGCCGTGGATGTCGAGACGGCCATCTATCCGGGCTTCGCCACCGATCTGCAGGCCCAGTTCATGGCGCTGATGACGACGGCGGAGGGCGTCAGCACGATTCGCGAGACGATCTTCGAAAACCGCTTCATGCACGTGCCGGAGTTGGCGCGACTGGGCGCCGACATTTCGGTCCACGCCGGAGAGGCGCACGTCACCGGCGTCGAGGTTCTGCACGGCGCGCAGGTGATGGCCACGGATCTGCGGGCCTCGATGTGCTTGGTCATCGCGGGCCTTATCGCGGAGGCCGAAACGACGGTCGGACGCGTCTATCATCTGGATCGCGGTTTCGAGCGTTTGGAAGAAAAGCTCGGCGCGTGCGGAGCCGACATCCGCCGCATAAAGGGAACAGGTGATGAGCACTGA